From the Pseudomonas sp. SORT22 genome, one window contains:
- a CDS encoding aldehyde dehydrogenase family protein codes for MVDGLLDRLGVPATAYTHGNHPVHTPIDGSAIAAVHLESKAQVTAKIDQAEKAFQAWRNVPAPRRGELIRLFGEVLRKHKAELGELVSIEAGKITQEGLGEVQEMIDICDFAVGLSRQLYGLTIASERPGHHMRETWHPLGVVGVISAFNFPVAVWAWNTTLALVCGNAVVWKPSEKTPLTALACQALFEKALKAFGDAPEGLSQLIIGDREAGEALVDDPRVPLVSATGSTRMGREVGPRVAARFGRSILELGGNNAMILAPSADLDLAVRGILFSAVGTAGQRCTTLRRLIVHRSIKDEVVARVKAAYAKVRIGDPRKDNLVGPLIDKASFEGMQDALARARDEGGQVFGGERQIQDQYPNAYYVAPAIVEMPGQSAVVRHETFAPILYVLAYDEFEEALRLNNEVPQGLSSCIFTTDLREAERFQSAAGSDCGIANVNIGTSGAEIGGAFGGEKETGGGRESGSDSWKAYMRRQTNTVNYSRELPLAQGIVFD; via the coding sequence ATGGTTGATGGACTGCTTGACCGCCTCGGTGTCCCGGCCACTGCCTACACCCACGGTAACCATCCCGTTCACACCCCTATCGATGGCAGCGCGATTGCCGCGGTGCACCTGGAAAGCAAAGCCCAGGTAACCGCCAAGATCGATCAGGCCGAAAAAGCCTTCCAGGCCTGGCGCAACGTCCCGGCCCCACGCCGCGGTGAGTTGATCCGCCTGTTCGGCGAAGTATTGCGCAAGCACAAGGCCGAGCTCGGCGAGCTGGTGTCGATCGAAGCCGGCAAGATCACCCAGGAAGGCCTGGGCGAAGTGCAGGAAATGATCGACATCTGCGACTTCGCCGTCGGCCTGTCGCGTCAGCTCTATGGCCTGACTATCGCCTCCGAGCGCCCGGGCCACCATATGCGTGAAACCTGGCACCCGTTGGGCGTGGTTGGAGTGATCAGCGCCTTCAACTTCCCCGTCGCGGTCTGGGCCTGGAACACCACCCTGGCATTGGTGTGCGGCAACGCCGTGGTCTGGAAGCCGTCGGAGAAAACCCCGCTGACCGCGCTGGCCTGCCAGGCGCTGTTCGAAAAAGCCCTGAAAGCCTTTGGTGATGCGCCAGAAGGCCTGAGCCAGTTGATCATCGGTGATCGTGAGGCCGGCGAAGCGCTGGTCGACGATCCGCGCGTGCCGCTGGTTAGCGCCACCGGCAGCACCCGCATGGGCCGTGAAGTCGGCCCGCGGGTGGCTGCACGTTTCGGCCGCAGCATCCTCGAACTGGGTGGCAACAACGCGATGATTCTTGCACCGAGTGCCGACCTGGATCTGGCCGTGCGCGGCATCCTCTTCAGCGCCGTCGGTACTGCTGGCCAGCGCTGCACCACCTTGCGCCGGCTGATCGTCCATCGCTCGATCAAGGACGAAGTGGTTGCTCGGGTCAAAGCCGCCTATGCCAAGGTTCGTATCGGCGACCCGCGCAAGGACAACCTGGTCGGCCCGCTGATCGACAAGGCTTCGTTCGAAGGCATGCAGGACGCTTTGGCGCGCGCCCGCGATGAAGGCGGCCAGGTGTTTGGCGGTGAGCGGCAGATTCAGGACCAGTACCCGAATGCCTACTACGTGGCCCCGGCGATCGTCGAGATGCCTGGCCAGAGCGCCGTGGTTCGTCATGAAACCTTTGCACCGATCCTCTACGTGCTGGCCTACGACGAGTTCGAAGAAGCCCTGCGCCTGAACAACGAAGTGCCGCAAGGTTTGTCGTCGTGCATCTTCACCACCGACCTGCGCGAAGCCGAGCGCTTCCAGAGCGCCGCGGGCAGTGACTGCGGGATTGCCAACGTCAACATTGGCACCAGCGGTGCGGAGATTGGCGGGGCGTTTGGCGGTGAGAAGGAAACCGGCGGTGGCCGTGAGTCGGGCTCGGATTCGTGGAAGGCCTACATGCGCCGGCAGACCAATACCGTGAACTATTCCCGCGAGCTGCCGTTGGCGCAGGGGATCGTGTTCGACTGA
- a CDS encoding FAD-binding oxidoreductase, translated as MPELRQQCLWEHVTQPAAPSRVLSAELKADVCIIGGGITGLSAAIHLLEQGKSVILLEAWKIGHGGSGRNVGLVNAGTWIRPDDVEATLGQKQGSRLNKVLGEAPGEVFATIERLGIDCQAHNSGTLHMAHNATGVADLQARHQQWSSRGADVELLTGAKCEEYCGTDKISAALLDRRAGTINPMGYTQGLAAAVERLGGQIFQQSAVQGLEREGSNWRVKTAQGSVSADKVVISTGAYTEGDWTNLQRQFFRGYYYQVASVPLQGAAADNVLKHGQGSWDTRTVLSSIRRDVQGRLLLGSLGRVDNKPAWFIRSWADRIQNHYFPQLGKVEWEMHWTGCIDFTPDHLMRLFEPAPGIVAVTGYNGRGNTTGTVIGKAFAQYLLCDNPDALPIPFSAMKPVSAPALRTGFYETGFSLYHAGQCLRVVL; from the coding sequence ATGCCAGAACTGCGTCAACAATGCCTCTGGGAGCACGTCACCCAGCCCGCCGCGCCGTCCCGTGTGCTGAGCGCCGAACTCAAGGCCGATGTGTGCATCATCGGCGGCGGCATCACTGGCCTGTCGGCAGCCATCCACCTGCTTGAGCAGGGCAAGTCAGTCATCCTGCTCGAAGCCTGGAAAATCGGCCACGGAGGTTCCGGGCGCAACGTTGGCCTGGTCAACGCCGGCACCTGGATTCGCCCGGACGACGTCGAAGCGACCCTGGGCCAGAAGCAAGGCAGCCGCCTGAACAAGGTGCTGGGCGAAGCGCCGGGCGAGGTGTTCGCCACCATCGAACGCCTGGGTATCGACTGCCAGGCGCACAACAGCGGCACCCTGCACATGGCCCACAACGCCACCGGCGTTGCCGACCTCCAAGCCCGTCACCAGCAATGGAGCAGTCGCGGTGCCGATGTCGAACTGCTGACCGGGGCAAAGTGCGAAGAATATTGCGGTACTGACAAGATTTCCGCCGCGCTGCTTGATCGCCGCGCCGGCACCATCAACCCCATGGGGTATACCCAGGGCCTGGCCGCTGCGGTCGAGCGCCTGGGCGGGCAGATCTTCCAGCAGTCCGCCGTGCAAGGCCTGGAGCGTGAAGGCAGCAATTGGCGAGTGAAAACCGCCCAGGGTTCGGTCAGTGCCGACAAGGTGGTGATCTCCACCGGCGCCTACACCGAGGGCGACTGGACCAACCTGCAACGCCAGTTCTTCCGCGGTTACTACTACCAGGTCGCTTCGGTACCGCTGCAAGGCGCCGCTGCCGACAACGTGCTCAAGCACGGCCAGGGTTCATGGGATACGCGCACGGTGCTCAGCAGCATCCGTCGCGATGTTCAGGGTCGGCTGTTGCTCGGCAGCCTTGGGCGGGTCGACAACAAGCCGGCCTGGTTCATCCGCAGCTGGGCCGATCGCATCCAGAACCATTACTTCCCGCAACTGGGCAAAGTCGAGTGGGAAATGCATTGGACCGGTTGCATCGACTTCACCCCGGACCACCTGATGCGCCTGTTCGAGCCAGCGCCGGGCATCGTCGCCGTCACCGGCTACAACGGCCGCGGCAACACCACCGGCACAGTGATCGGCAAAGCCTTCGCCCAGTACCTGTTGTGCGATAACCCCGATGCCTTGCCGATTCCGTTCTCGGCGATGAAACCGGTGTCGGCGCCGGCGCTGCGGACCGGCTTCTACGAAACCGGGTTCTCGCTGTATCACGCCGGGCAGTGCTTGCGCGTGGTGCTCTGA
- a CDS encoding mechanosensitive ion channel family protein, with translation MFAFAQSYPLLLGITLIVLDLTLWQLIPVNRRPWRIAARLLVFSLFTWVLISAGVSPLQPAPWVEDVPRNLLATVLGIAWWLFAARTATVVIGLVLVARSGHTGRLLQDVLGAVIFLVAIVAAAAYVLQLPVKGLLATSGVMAIVIGLALQSTLSDVFSGIVLNTTRPYQIGDSISIDGTEGKVIEIDWRATRLLTGNGSMAVIPNSVAAKAKLLNFSQPSDVHGVSISVVVPAKVRPRRVLDALEKTLQGTRTLLTSPAPKATIKSSSLESVEYEASGFVSAMSQKTEVRNHMFDLAHRHLEAAGVVWNSDSQQGQVWNRQRALLEDVRIFRSLSNEEKDNLSQRMTAVEYLADQVILGVGDSSDYLLVIGTGVVSVGVSDGDKQLEAGRMGPGEVLGVEGLLEAEDSTAEFRTLTSCILYRIDKDEVRSCLEQRTEVKTALIKLQRIRQQTRQSLLEQKPAAIKKGGFLSWLHK, from the coding sequence GTTACCCGCTGTTGCTCGGCATTACCCTGATCGTGCTCGACCTCACGCTCTGGCAACTGATACCCGTCAATCGCCGGCCCTGGCGCATCGCTGCGCGTTTGCTGGTGTTTTCGCTGTTCACCTGGGTGCTGATCAGCGCCGGGGTCAGCCCGCTACAACCTGCGCCCTGGGTCGAGGATGTGCCGCGTAATCTGCTCGCTACGGTGCTGGGGATTGCCTGGTGGCTGTTTGCGGCGCGTACCGCGACGGTGGTGATTGGCTTGGTGCTGGTGGCCCGTAGCGGCCACACCGGGCGCTTGCTGCAGGATGTGCTGGGGGCGGTGATTTTCCTGGTGGCCATTGTGGCTGCGGCGGCCTATGTGTTGCAGTTGCCGGTCAAAGGCCTGCTGGCCACCTCGGGGGTGATGGCGATCGTCATCGGCCTGGCGCTGCAGAGCACGCTCAGCGACGTGTTCTCCGGCATTGTGCTGAACACCACCCGCCCCTATCAGATCGGCGACTCGATCAGCATCGACGGCACCGAAGGCAAGGTCATCGAGATCGACTGGCGCGCCACCCGCTTGCTGACTGGCAACGGCAGCATGGCGGTGATTCCCAACTCGGTGGCGGCCAAGGCCAAGCTGCTTAATTTCAGCCAGCCCAGCGATGTGCATGGCGTCTCCATCAGCGTCGTGGTGCCGGCCAAGGTACGCCCGCGACGGGTGCTCGATGCCCTGGAAAAAACCCTGCAAGGCACACGTACCTTGCTGACCAGCCCGGCACCGAAAGCCACGATCAAGAGTTCGAGCCTGGAATCGGTGGAGTACGAGGCCAGCGGTTTTGTCAGTGCCATGAGCCAGAAGACCGAGGTGCGTAACCATATGTTCGACCTCGCCCACCGGCACCTGGAAGCCGCCGGCGTAGTGTGGAACAGCGACTCCCAGCAAGGCCAGGTGTGGAACCGTCAGCGCGCCCTGCTCGAAGACGTGCGCATCTTCCGTTCGCTCAGCAACGAGGAAAAAGACAACCTCAGCCAGCGCATGACCGCTGTGGAATACCTGGCCGACCAGGTGATCCTCGGCGTCGGCGACAGTTCGGACTACCTGCTGGTGATTGGCACCGGGGTAGTGTCGGTGGGTGTTAGTGATGGCGACAAGCAGCTCGAAGCCGGGCGCATGGGTCCGGGTGAGGTGCTGGGGGTGGAAGGCCTGCTCGAAGCGGAAGACTCCACTGCCGAGTTCCGCACCCTGACCAGTTGCATCCTCTACCGTATCGACAAGGACGAAGTACGCAGCTGCCTGGAACAACGCACCGAGGTCAAGACCGCACTGATCAAGTTGCAACGCATCCGCCAGCAAACCCGCCAGTCACTGCTCGAGCAAAAACCTGCAGCCATCAAGAAAGGCGGCTTTCTCAGCTGGCTGCACAAGTAG